One genomic window of Monodelphis domestica isolate mMonDom1 chromosome 1, mMonDom1.pri, whole genome shotgun sequence includes the following:
- the RNF44 gene encoding RING finger protein 44 isoform X1, whose translation MRPWELVVNRRPPSAPFNQHRLSGGPCSTPAHLRRSPPAWHQWGQRDHPLPSFLTQDESFLSTAFPPQLQPQHLPIEEPRAFALAGTSPRMLHPAAQQTPFMVDLHEQVHQGAVPLSYTVTTVTTQGFPLHTGQHIPGCNTQQLPACSVMFSGQHYPLCCLPPPLIQACAMQQLPVSYQAFPPLISSDHYILHPPPPGPPHQATHMAPLGQFVPLQPQHPRMPLQRIDNDVDLRGEQHPIGGFTYPASHHTPALSPSVPLHYLPHEPLHQELPFGVPYPHMMPRRLSTQRYRLQQPLPPPPPPPPPPPPPPPPPPTYYPSFLPYFLSMLPMSPTAVGPTISLDLDVDDVEMENYEALLNLAERLGEAKPRGLTKADIEQLPSYRFNPESHQSEQTLCVVCFSDFEARQLLRVLPCNHEFHAKCVDKWLKANRTCPICRADASEVHREAE comes from the exons ATGCGACCATGGGAACTGGTAGTGAATAGGCGGCCACCCTCAGCCCCCTTCAACCAGCACCGACTCTCCGGGGGACCTTGCAGTACCCCAGCACACCTCAGGCGAAG CCCCCCTGCCTGGCACCAGTGGGGACAACGAGACCACCCTTTGCCCAGCTTCCTCACCCAGGATGAAAGCTTCCTGTCGACGGCATTCCCCCCCCAGCTGCAGCCTCAGCACCTCCCCATAGAGGAGCCTCGAGCCTTTGCCCTCGCCGGCACATCACCCCGAATGCTCCACCCGGCTGCCCAGCAGACCCCATTCATGGTTGATCTCCACGAGCAG GTGCACCAGGGGGCTGTCCCTCTGTCCTACACAGTCACCACGGTAACGACCCAAGGCTTCCCCCTCCACACGGGTCAGCATATCCCTGGGTGCAACACGCAGCAGCTCCCAGCATGCTCCGTGATGTTCAGCGGGCAGCATTACCCCCTCTGCTGCCTTCCACCCCCT TTGATCCAGGCGTGTGCCATGCAACAGCTCCCCGTCTCCTACCAGGCGTTCCCCCCCCTCATCTCCAGTGACCATTATATCCTGCACCCACCACCACCAGGACCACCCCACCAGGCCACCCACATGGCACCGCTGGGCCAGTTTGTCCCCCTCCAACCTCAGCACCCTCGAATG CCCTTGCAGAGGATAGACAATGATGTGGACCTTCGAGGGGAGCAGCACCCCATTGGGGGCTTCACATACCCTGCCTCCCACCATACCCCAGCCCTCTCCCCATCTGTTCCCTTGCATTACCTCCCTCATGAGCCTCTGCACCAGGAACTGCCATTTGGCGTG CCATACCCTCATATGATGCCCAGGAGGCTAAGCACTCAGAGATACCGACTGCAACAGCCTCTACCCCCGCCGCCACCGCCACCACCCCCACCACCGCCGCCGCCACCCCCACCACCAACCTATTACCCCAGCTTTCTACCATATTTCCT CTCAATGCTTCCCATGTCCCCAACGGCTGTGGGCCCCACGATCAGCCTGGACCTGGATGTGGATGATGTGGAGATGGAGAATTATGAG GCATTACTGAACCTGGCAGAGAGGCTGGGAGAGGCCAAGCCCAGGGGACTCACCAAAGCCGACATAGAACAGCTTCCGTCCTACCGATTCAACCCTGAGAGCCACCAGTCAGAGCAGACTCT GTGCGTCGTCTGCTTCAGTGACTTTGAGGCCCGGCAGCTTCTCCGAGTCCTCCCCTGTAACCACGAGTTCCATGCCAAGTGTGTTGACAAGTGGTTAAAG GCAAACAGGACCTGCCCCATCTGCCGGGCAGATGCCTCAGAAGTGCACCGGGAGGCCGAGTGA
- the RNF44 gene encoding RING finger protein 44 isoform X2, whose translation MRPWELVVNRRPPSAPFNQHRLSGGPCSTPAHLRRSFLTQDESFLSTAFPPQLQPQHLPIEEPRAFALAGTSPRMLHPAAQQTPFMVDLHEQVHQGAVPLSYTVTTVTTQGFPLHTGQHIPGCNTQQLPACSVMFSGQHYPLCCLPPPLIQACAMQQLPVSYQAFPPLISSDHYILHPPPPGPPHQATHMAPLGQFVPLQPQHPRMPLQRIDNDVDLRGEQHPIGGFTYPASHHTPALSPSVPLHYLPHEPLHQELPFGVPYPHMMPRRLSTQRYRLQQPLPPPPPPPPPPPPPPPPPPTYYPSFLPYFLSMLPMSPTAVGPTISLDLDVDDVEMENYEALLNLAERLGEAKPRGLTKADIEQLPSYRFNPESHQSEQTLCVVCFSDFEARQLLRVLPCNHEFHAKCVDKWLKANRTCPICRADASEVHREAE comes from the exons ATGCGACCATGGGAACTGGTAGTGAATAGGCGGCCACCCTCAGCCCCCTTCAACCAGCACCGACTCTCCGGGGGACCTTGCAGTACCCCAGCACACCTCAGGCGAAG CTTCCTCACCCAGGATGAAAGCTTCCTGTCGACGGCATTCCCCCCCCAGCTGCAGCCTCAGCACCTCCCCATAGAGGAGCCTCGAGCCTTTGCCCTCGCCGGCACATCACCCCGAATGCTCCACCCGGCTGCCCAGCAGACCCCATTCATGGTTGATCTCCACGAGCAG GTGCACCAGGGGGCTGTCCCTCTGTCCTACACAGTCACCACGGTAACGACCCAAGGCTTCCCCCTCCACACGGGTCAGCATATCCCTGGGTGCAACACGCAGCAGCTCCCAGCATGCTCCGTGATGTTCAGCGGGCAGCATTACCCCCTCTGCTGCCTTCCACCCCCT TTGATCCAGGCGTGTGCCATGCAACAGCTCCCCGTCTCCTACCAGGCGTTCCCCCCCCTCATCTCCAGTGACCATTATATCCTGCACCCACCACCACCAGGACCACCCCACCAGGCCACCCACATGGCACCGCTGGGCCAGTTTGTCCCCCTCCAACCTCAGCACCCTCGAATG CCCTTGCAGAGGATAGACAATGATGTGGACCTTCGAGGGGAGCAGCACCCCATTGGGGGCTTCACATACCCTGCCTCCCACCATACCCCAGCCCTCTCCCCATCTGTTCCCTTGCATTACCTCCCTCATGAGCCTCTGCACCAGGAACTGCCATTTGGCGTG CCATACCCTCATATGATGCCCAGGAGGCTAAGCACTCAGAGATACCGACTGCAACAGCCTCTACCCCCGCCGCCACCGCCACCACCCCCACCACCGCCGCCGCCACCCCCACCACCAACCTATTACCCCAGCTTTCTACCATATTTCCT CTCAATGCTTCCCATGTCCCCAACGGCTGTGGGCCCCACGATCAGCCTGGACCTGGATGTGGATGATGTGGAGATGGAGAATTATGAG GCATTACTGAACCTGGCAGAGAGGCTGGGAGAGGCCAAGCCCAGGGGACTCACCAAAGCCGACATAGAACAGCTTCCGTCCTACCGATTCAACCCTGAGAGCCACCAGTCAGAGCAGACTCT GTGCGTCGTCTGCTTCAGTGACTTTGAGGCCCGGCAGCTTCTCCGAGTCCTCCCCTGTAACCACGAGTTCCATGCCAAGTGTGTTGACAAGTGGTTAAAG GCAAACAGGACCTGCCCCATCTGCCGGGCAGATGCCTCAGAAGTGCACCGGGAGGCCGAGTGA